One Glandiceps talaboti chromosome 2, keGlaTala1.1, whole genome shotgun sequence genomic region harbors:
- the LOC144446061 gene encoding blastula protease 10-like — translation MAFPSSRKDNQTGKAVPEKDNFDPTKKETVFSDNTVEGDMRLSGIQKEVYEELTITKGEKNDSVKPKVEEAMATWESHTCIQFVDFSSSGVTHQGKLSLIEGNGCWSDVAFINGTQETSLSVNGCKSTRVATHELGHIIGLWHEHTRPDRDTYITVNEENIETGEASNFEMKDWSAVDVHDVPYDVSSIMHYGPKAYSKDSTNTITAVDPLDQSSMGLQLELSHLDHKIVNLMYGCSDHCTSPPTCSCGGYVGKDCTCLCPYGFTGPTCDDLTTQPDCGGRIMVTSSGTLTSPGYPSKYGNNRECHWFLEAAEGSIISVTFDDFLVEAGGSSCPFDRVEIRHVAPYYDGHPASTITNLISIMCVLFHRWCSSLLDGQSVKSVYNTMFISLFSDSSVSYKGFTATYTLI, via the exons ATGGCGTTTCCGTCGTCAAGAAAG GATAACCAGACGGGAAAAGCTGTTCCCGAGAAGGACAACTTTGATCCAACAAAAAAAGAAACAGTTTTCTCTGACAATACTGTGGAAGGCGATATGAGGTTGTCTGGTATTCAGAAAGAGGTATACGAAGAACTTACTATCACCAAAGGCGAGAAGA ATGACAGTGTTAAGCCAAAAGTTGAAGAGGCTATGGCCACATGGGAGTCACACACCTGTATTCAATTTGTTGATTTTTCATCGTCTGGCGTCACTCACCAAGGAAAACTGTCATTGATAGAAGGAAATGG GTGTTGGTCAGATGTTGCCTTTATCAACGGTACTCAGGAAACATCTCTCAGTGTGAATGGATGCAAATCG ACTAGGGTAGCTACACATGAACTTGGTCACATCATTGGACTCTGGCATGAACACACTCGTCCTGACAGAGATACGTACATCACAGTCAATGAAGAAAACATCGAGACTGGTGAAGCCAGCAACTTTGAAATGAAGGACTGGTCAGCTGTAGATGTCCATGATGTACCATATGACGTCAGCTCCATAATGCACTACGGCCCAAAG GCTTACAGTAAGGACTCTACTAATACGATTACAGCCGTTGATCCTTTAGACCAGTCTTCTATGGGATTGCAGTTGGAACTTTCACATTTAGACCACAAGATCGTCAATTTAATGTATGGATGTAGTG ATCATTGCACTTCACCCCCTACATGTTCTTGTGGAGGATACGTCGGGAAAGATTGCACATGTCTCTGTCCTTATGGATTTACCGGTCCGACATGTGACGATCTCACAACCCAACCag ACTGTGGGGGCAGAATCATGGTTACGTCATCAGGGACATTGACTTCACCTGGATATCCATCTAAGTATGGAAATAACAGAGAGTGTCATTGGTTTCTGGAG GCTGCGGAAGGTTCCATCATTTCCGTAACTTTTGACGATTTCCTGGTTGAGGCTGGAGGCTCTTCTTGTCCATTTGACCGGGTTGAAATACGGCACGTTGCACCCTACTATGATGGGCATCCTGCcag CACCATCACCAATCTAATATCTATtatgtgtgttttatttcacaGGTGGTGTTCAAGCTTACTGGATGGACAGTCAGTCAAATCTGTTTACAACACTATGTTTATTAGTTTGTTTTCGGATTCCtctgtcagctacaaaggttttaCTGCTACCTATACACTGATCTAA
- the LOC144449464 gene encoding uncharacterized protein LOC144449464 has protein sequence MPTDRLITRFSTVPYSFRRQETDSAFTTQQFTRERFRRCKGLYRKDLTGHYGCVNAIEFSNNGGELLVSGGDDRRVLVWNIEKTLSDFGDPAIMKGEHDSNIFCLAFSSTNSKIFSSGNDEKVIVHDTQSRETLDVFLHEDTVYGLAVDPFNDNVFASACDDGRVLIWDIRERSGQEPFVLANYTSAFHAVMFNPVEPRLLATANSKEGVGLWDIRAPRSCLMRYGGSMSQQSAMSVKFNSSGDRLVALRRRLPPVLYDITNAVPLLQFDHSGYYNSCTMKSCCFGGDRDQYVLSGSDDFNLYVWRIPDETLEVPWVSEAQMVLKGHRSIVNQVRFNPDTHLVASSGVEKVIKIWSPFKLPGGKGNISGSPDPEELERNMYSHEEYIDLVLNSGQGLSHDYTNHSTSEDPRMIAFFDSLVQREVEGWSSLSDSDDSLLSAEGFYYMQLMERDLSSSASESLVSSESDSDGSWHPLRFEINSDENSDTVAESRQLFDLDGQQHNQSQTNESTERSRLLAAQQASTERTVREGLHSLTSALRRTRTLSVPETRDTSSDSDQDSNHTTSKSVPSSSPRNQRQTRRRRWLHSDSDSNSSSRLLSSGPHLEHDSLISLRQRIACRRALREKMARRNSQRSQQNDDTSDEGDEDTQAKLQIVTSQRSAISSDRRSIRLLRRRIYDEEGDGNEVTNEDMPSGSGINENSTPHRDGGGESSDNNFDNFVSVATHLLKRTSPSNEDSNHSPPPCHHKKQKVDEDCVQSNDRTKVTADSKHRSPPTCKTESNVTKSTSNGEVDLTSLSKESHNSATNSTTTNSTTNSLNPSSSSTCSITPSDAVHSDAANGYSNGDVAATSTTNGTSTTNDGNWRDFCRFKNRLARSRRNYRKNSESKEDVPDSDE, from the exons ATGCCTACAGACCGCCTCATCACACGATTTTCCACAGTCCCGTACTCTTTTCGACGACAAGAGACTGACAGTGCCTTCACCACGCAACAGTTTACGAGAGAACGATTTCGACGATGTAAAGGGTTGTACAGGAAAGATTTGACGGGCCATTATGGATGTGTAAATGCCATTGAATTCAGCAACAATGGTGGCGAGCTGCTCGTTTCAG GTGGAGATGACAGGAGAGTGTTGGTGTGGAATATTGAGAAGACACTGTCTGACTTTGGTGACCCAGCCATAATGAAGGGTGAACATGATTCTAATATCTTCTGTTTGGCATTCAGCAGTACCAATAGCAAAATATTCTCATCAGGCAATGATGAGAAGGTCATAGTCCATGACACTCAGAG CCGTGAAACTCTAGACGTTTTCCTGCATGAAGACACAGTGTATGGTTTAGCTGTGGATCCCTTCAATGATAATGTGTTTGCCAGTGCATGTGATGATGGACGTGTTCTCATATGGGATATCAGAGAACGCAGTGGCCAAG AACCCTTTGTGTTGGCAAACTACACGTCTGCCTTTCATGCTGTGATGTTCAACCCAGTAGAACCTCGACTTCTGGCAACTGCAAACTCTAAAGAAGGCGTCGGACTATGGGATATCAGAGCACCCAGAAG TTGTTTGATGCGTTATGGTGGTAGTATGTCTCAGCAGAGTGCTATGAGCGTCAAGTTCAACAGCAGTGGTGACAGACTGGTAGCTCTGAGAAGACGTCTGCCACCAGTTCTCTATGATATCACGAATGCTGTCCCTCTACTTCAGTTTGATCATTCTGGTTACTATAACTCCTGTACTATGAAGAGTTGTTGCTTTGGTGGCGATAGAGATCAG TATGTTTTGTCAGGATCAGATGATTTTAATCTTTATGTGTGGCGAATACCTGATGAGACGTTAGAAG ttCCATGGGTGAGTGAAGCCCAAATGGTGCTGAAGGGACACCGTTCTATAGTTAACCAAGTTAGATTTAATCCTGACACTCATCTTGTTGCTTCATCTGGAGTTGAAAAAGTCATCAAG ATATGGAGCCCATTTAAGTTACCAGGTGGGAAAGGTAATATATCAGGCAGTCCAGACCCGGAAGAATTAGAAAGAAATATGTACTCTCATGAAGAGTATATTGATTTGGTGTTAAACAGTGGACAGGGATTATCACATGATTATACCAATCATTCTACCAGTGAGGACCCTCGTATGATTGCTTTCTTTGATTCTTTGGTGCAGAGGGAAGTGGAAGGCTGGAGTAGTCTGAGTGATTCAGATGATAGTCTACTAAGTGCTGAGGGATTCTACTACATGCAGTTGATGGAACGAGACCTGAGCAGTTCTGCTAGTGAGAGTCTTGTTTCAAGTGAAAGTGATAGCGATGGATCCTGGCATCCATTAAGATTTGAAATTAACAGTGATGAGAACAGTGACACTGTGGCTGAATCTAGACAACTGTTTGATTTGGATGGTCAACAGCATAACCAATCCCAGACTAATGAGTCAACAGAAAGAAGTAGGCTCTTAGCAGCTCAGCAAGCAAGCACTGAAAGGACTGTCAGAGAAGGGCTTCATTCATTAACATCAGCCTTGAGGAGAACCAGGACTTTATCTGTACCTGAAACAAGAGATACCAGCAGTGATTCCGATCAGGATTCCAACCATACCACCTCGAAGAGTGTACCGAGTAGCTCACCAAGAAATCAGAGACAAACAAGGCGCAGACGTTGGCTTCACAGTGACAGTGATTCTAATAGCAGTAGTCGACTTTTATCAAGTGGTCCCCACCTTGAGCATGACAGCCTAATCAGTCTGCGACAGCGGATAGCCTGTCGGCGTGCTCTAAGAGAGAAAATGGCTCGACGAAACTCACAGCGGAGCCAACAGAATGATGACACAAGTGATGAAGGTGATGAGGACACTCAAGCAAAACTACAGATTGTTACCTCTCAAAGGAGTGCCATTTCTTCTGATAGACGCAGTATTCGGTTGCTAAGACGACGGATCTATGATGAAGAGGGAGATGGGAATGAGGTTACAAATGAGGATATGCCAAGTGGTAGTGGAATTAATGAAAATAGTACACCACATAGAGATGGGGGTGGTGAATCAAGTgacaataattttgataattttgtaagTGTTGCAACACATTTGTTAAAAAGGACCAGTCCAAGTAATGAGGATTCTAACCATTCACCGCCACCATGTCATCATAAGAAACAAAAAGTAGATGAAGACTGTGTACAGTCTAACGACAGGACTAAAGTCACAGCAGATTCAAAACACAGATCACCACCGACATGTAAAACTGaatcaaatgttacaaaatcTACTAGCAATGGGGAAGTAGATTTGACATCGCTCTCAAAAGAATCCCACAATAGTGCAACAAATTCTACCACAACAAACAGTACAACAAACTCCTTGAATCCTTCAAGTTCCAGTACATGCAGCATTACACCATCAGATGCAGTGCACTCTGATGCTGCTAATGGTTACAGCAATGGAGATGTGGCTGCAACATCAACTACTAATGGAACTAGTACCACAAATGATGGCAATTGGAGAGACTTTTGTAGATTTAAAAACCGTCTAGCTAGGTCTAGGCGAAATTATCGAAAAAACTCAGAAAGTAAAGAGGATGTTCCTGATAGTGACGAATAA
- the LOC144446052 gene encoding blastula protease 10-like, with translation MKLIGFVAVAILGTHLLTVTALPYWKRNDILTRNLNGVFGKEGFDATAAETAYTSGAIEGDMVMTTDQQQEYEESNISDVTKRKAVNQESSFKVWPDAIIPYEFTTLDDSMKSYAEAAMLEWEDKTCLRFVQYPAPGVTHQGKLTFLEGSGCSAAVGFKDATRKITLNKNDCKSIGVVLHELGHSLGLWHEHTRPDRDGFVVVNDENIMPGEENNFNIKDWSDIDTHDVPYDVSSIMHYGTKAFSANGQTTIDAEDDTVQSSVGKQVGLTHLDHKIVNIMYKCNEHCDNGLQCSNGGYVGLDCTCVCPRGLGGITCDDVDTETGTLSTPDYPAAYGNNRYCHWLLKAPEGFRIAIAFNNFNVEGGGATCPFDRVEIRHKQPYFDGYPPRYCSTTLNGDMLESVDNTILIGLYSDDSLSFEGFTASYLLI, from the exons AACGATATTTTGACCAGAAACTTGAACGGTGTATTTGGAAAAGAGGGATTTGATGCGACTGCTGCAGAAACTGCTTATACTAGTGGTGCCATAGAAGGTGACATGGTAATGACAACTGATCAACAACAAGAATACGAAGAAAGTAATATTTCAGATGTCACCAAACGTAAAGCTGTGAATCAAGAAAGTTCCTTCAAAGTATGGCCCGATGCTATTATTCCGTACGAATTTACAACACTAG ACGATAGTATGAAGAGTTACGCTGAAGCTGCCATGCTGGAATGGGAAGATAAAACATGTCTTCGATTCGTACAGTATCCTGCCCCTGGTGTCACTCATCAAGGAAAACTGACATTTCTGGAAGGATCTGG GTGTTCGGCTGCAGTAGGTTTTAAGGATGCTACCCGGAAAATTACCTTGAACAAGAACGATTGTAAATCA ATTGGTGTCGTATTGCATGAACTAGGACACAGTCTGGGACTTTGGCACGAACACACCCGTCCCGATAGGGATGGCTTCGTTGTTGTAAATGACGAAAACATTATGCCGGGTGAAGAGAATAACTTTAACATCAAAGACTGGTCTGATATAGACACTCATGACGTTCCGTATGATGTCAGCTCCATAATGCACTACGGTACAAAG GCATTCAGCGCCAACGGTCAAACAACGATCGACGCTGAGGATGACACTGTCCAATCGTCAGTTGGAAAACAAGTCGGTCTTACTCATTTAGACCATAAAATCGTCAACATTATGTACAAGTGTAACG AACATTGCGACAACGGACTACAGTGTTCAAATGGAGGATACGTTGGTTTAGATTGTACCTGTGTATGCCCTCGTGGTCTTGGTGGCATCACATGTGATGACGTTGACACGGAGACAG GGACACTGTCTACCCCTGATTATCCAGCAGCGTATGGTAACAACAGATATTGTCACTGGCTTCTCAAG GCTCCAGAGGGTTTCCGAATTGCTATAGCTTTCAATAATTTCAATGTGGAAGGAGGTGGCGCCACTTGTCCATTTGATCGAGTTGAAATTCGTCACAAGCAACCTTACTTTGACGGCTATCCGCCAAG ATACTGTAGTACAACACTGAATGGTGATATGTTAGAGTCTGTAGACAATACAATACTTATCGGCCTCTACTCGGACGATTCCCTTAGTTTTGAGGGTTTCACCGCATCGTACTTGTTGATTTAA